In Glycine soja cultivar W05 chromosome 10, ASM419377v2, whole genome shotgun sequence, the genomic stretch ccatAAATTGCCTTCTTATTGATAATGACAATTTCCAAATGCATATCCCATGAAAGAcctattaaatgaattaaaacaataattagtaacaaataaaggaaataaaatataaaaaaaaatgtgtaagaATGAgtcgaaattaaaaaaaaaaaaaaaaactatggatAAATACTTAAAGTGATGAGAGGGACAATGGGAGAAAAAATGTGTTATGTACTAAAATTCTTATAATTGAGGAAAACACCTTTGATCAAAATTGTAGAAATAATGGAGAATGCAACAACACTAAAATActaggaagaaaaaagaatgcaAATATGGCtcaggaaaaaataaaattagaagcaACAATAATTGAATGGGAGCTTTGAGAAGCAGTGCAATTATATTTATAGTGTACAGTAAAAGTGAGATAAAGGGACAAAATTGGCTAGATGAAAGTGGAGATTTGTTAGTTGTTATTCATGAGTAGTTTTATATAGAATATTTGCAAGGAAATAGGGCGttacctccaatttatggttcttttagtaggaattgtacatatttttatgtttagtgtgattttatagagtagatactcctatttttatgaattaatgttgaatccAACTCAATTTCAAgtcaaagaagagaaggttcaagTAGCTGATGACTTACTCAGCGAGACAGGTCCGCTTAATGAGTGACATCCGTTTAATGAGGCATATAGCTCGCTTAGTAGgttgggaaaccctagaagaggatctGTTAGAGATGTGCTCGCCCAGCGCGTAGCTAGTCCGCCCAACGAGATCGTTGTCTCTTCTTGCGCTTAACGGGCccattctcgctaagccaaaattcacttactctcgcTTAGTAAGTCAGTCTCGCTAAGCAAGCATTCAGAAGCTGAAAAGTCTAAAAGCCTTTAAAACATTGAAGTTGACGGAAATAAAAGAGAGTCTTTTTGATAGAGTGCGAGGGCGCACAAAAGGAAGCTGAGAAGACAGAAGGAAGGCAGTTGAGAGAGCTTAAGTTAGAAAGAGTGAAGTTTAGGGTTTAGAGATTGTAGGAAACATCCTCGACCATCCTTTGCCATTTTCTTTCACTCAAAACTATTCCTTCCTTGTATTAAGAGCTTGTATTACTCGTAATGAAAGACTAAGCCTCTTGGTCGAGGAGTTCTGCTGAGACCTTGGTGTAACATtctttcactatctatttaatattatttttatgtgttcattgcttttatctgtgtttatttttacatgcttgtggtTTGAttacccatttgtatgtatagttaagatttttagcattggaaaatgcaTTAAAGCCTCAGAACTtggtagagcaagctagaaatctgtatgtctaggaatgaaGTGCGGTGATCTAGTTCATATTATGTTGTAGTAGACTTAATGCAACTTTTTTAGACTAAGTTTGTTGAGTGATCAAGGATGAAGTTTAAAGAGAGTTAGATTCATTCACTAGAGGAATTTTGGTTTGAGTAGTTTCTCAGTATAAGAATACTATGATAACgttaaagagaaaaatacacATTAACATCAAGAGAAATTCAATAGAGCAACCCAATGCTTTTTACTTAATAGTTTTCACTTCcaaaattttagatatttagtttatattCCAATAGACTTTAGTACATAATTCAACTTGATATTTACCTTGCTTTTAATGCATACAAATGTTTGCATGCTAGATGTACAATGTCTGAGTGAAACAAATTCTCTGAGAatacgatactcggtcttaccattttatactactagAGCGAATCAGTACATTTGCCAAAGAACACTAACAAGATTACAtaaaagatttttcatttttttattctctatttttatatggttattattatttttattttaaacataaagagacATTTaggataaaataaacaaataaaagtgaAGCTCAATGAGTGCTTACACATCTATATCTATTGTTATAGATTATTAAGTATGAatctaacttatttatttattacaaaatatttattaagtattGGTATGATGTATTTAAATGTTTGAGCTGACTTAAAAACTTACTTATATGATATATTCTGTAGAAATCTcgtcaataaattattaaacataTAGATCTAAATAGGTAAATGAGTATATCaaacttattattaatatatatatattataaacaaaCCCGTCTATCATAgactttttaaaatgtttaaagtttaacttttttttaataaaaagactttttataaAAGCTCAAGTCTGTGttttatatcttatttaaaaaaattgagtcatGTATCACCTACATAAAcgatttattgataaaatagtTGTTACTGATATTTAAACgaacttaaaaaacaaaaataaactacattaaaaaaaatgataggaaATTAATTCCTTTTGATTAtagtaatattttataagaaagatAAATGTTTACAAATTAttccactaaaaaaaatattgtttcaagtttcaacttcCCCTCCTCAGTGACTCCCTAACTTGTTAGTATAATTCCTTTTGACTATACTTGTCGCATAAGATTATCTTTCATAAATAAGAAACAAGaatttatgtattttgattGGAGTGGTaatagagaagagatgaaacaaattatgttggacccaaaaaaaataatttccccCACCCCCGAGTATCTGTTGACCAtaccttttaaaattaaatacatttattggaacataaataaataaacaatattttataattgaaaagtaACATGTTAAAAAAACTGACAAATAGTATggtcaaatttaatttagattttaaaaaattataatatgcaaaaataataaataattttacgttaagaacaaaataatggattttttttcattcaatatatttatttcttctctctcttttccacTTTTTCAAACaagcaaagagaaaaaaatccaCTCTTTCCCTTCTATTAATCCAAATTATACATAGTTTTAtcccatttttcttttatttatatccttcctcttcctctcttttttatttattttctcactATTTcactctaaattattttacttggtAGCATGCATCCATTAGAATAAGACGGATAGCTATATTAATATCCAGTGTGCACATTGAATAATGGAGCAAACATGGTACACGCATCCCAATGTAAATAAACCACAAAAAAGATTacaaaaagtaatataaattaaatggaACGTGATAAAGGGAAAGAATGAGTGAATATAGGTATAAATAAACACCAATAAATCACAAATAATTATGTAAGTgaacttaaaatttaagtttatgaattttatgtttACTTCAATCATTTTTATATGATGTGAGATTGATGTATTCTAACACAACCGtacaagaggaaaaaaaatataaagatgagTATCAGATTTGtgaatgaaaatgaatgagccgagagaagaagaaataatatgtataacaaaaaagagaaagatggaTAAAAAGGAGGATTTTTTTGGGACGTTAAAAATGTTAATTCCTATCTTGACTATCACCACCCTCGTTGCCTTGATGATCATGAATGTTGcacttaattaatttctttaagctCACTGCAACATCATTAATAAATGAGATAGGGAGTGAATAAAAGGTAGTGTGAACAGAGCCTAAAGGTTGGAGCCTTGGAGCCGGAGGTGTTCCAGTGTATCCCTCTCTTTCTTATTTAGTTCTTTTGGGTTTTGGCCATTAACAAATGAACCTATGCTTCTTGTGACAGCTGGTgtgttattttaaaagaaaatatatatatttttgtcaataaattatattgaacAAGTTATGAAAATAAGCTCAAAACATCTTATAAATTACTCCACTATCAGATATTTTGTTAAGTTCTCACAAACACTACCATAAGCACTTATAATAAAAGTAAGTCTGAAGAACTCATTGGTTTTTACCATGAAGAAGCATCGAAATGGCCCATGTGTAGGCCATCATTCTTAATCATTAGatatagtgataaaaaaaaaaataggattaaaGATTGGatacttattaatattttggttAGGAATTTGCAATCCagttcctttatatatatatatgcaaaattTGATTGAAACAAATTTGGCTAAATGAAACCCTGACAAAGAGATGCGCCACAAGGTAGACGGCAAAGACCAACTCCTCTCTTTTACATCTCAATAATAATCAACGAAAAGCGAAAGAAAGACAAAACGTTTGCATATATGGATTCAGAAAGTAGTAGAAAGGAGGAAAAGGCATAGACTTGGATGATCATTGAGCTTTGAGgactattttacaattttaaaattttctcgtGAACCCATTGTGTCCTCTTTTATCTTCTTTAGCCAATAAATTTTGGTCATGCACTGGTGGATCATATATAATGCTAGTCTACTGTAGAATCTACCAAAAAACTCATAATTAAAAAGTTGTTCATAAACTCTTTTAATTCTTTCAAGGGCCACCATTTCTCATCCTTTAACCTTTAACCTTTAAtctcaattattattaaattaattcaatgatCCCAAAACAACTGGAAAAGAGGTTATCGAAAGACTTATTGGAAAAAATCTAGAAGCATCATGGTACATatttgttaatgattttttttatagatatttgCTAATGATCTTGAAAAACAGAACACCTCAATAGATACATTACATTTaatctaagaaaaaaatattatatacttaCAATGTAACTcaatcatttaatcataatttattaacttttacaataattatcttaaaataatttaaacatacatacattaaACTCTTGGTCTAAACTCTCAAAATGCAAAATGCAACCTCTAAAGTCTAAAGAGGAGTTAATAAGATATTCAAGTCCACGGCATATGCATGATAAGAgtagtggtttttttttttttgggtacataTAATAAGACTAGTGGAGTATCTTAGAAACATTACAAATGAATATCACGTAGTACATTTCatcagaattatttttttattctccttTTGGCTCTTCCATATGTGCATAAGATGGTGTGATGTGAGGAGTTATCCCTGTTAATGAAATAAAGTGAAAGTGAACGTCGATTGGAGTAGGTGGAGGGAGGCCACATACTGATGAGTGATGGAAGGAAGTTCTCCCAGACTACACGAAAtgctttgttattattattttattttttaaaaatctgttTTAACAAAAACTTATTAGTAgtaaaatttgtattataaacaggaatacaaataaaataaaaataaaatttattataaaataggaGAAATTGAATCAATCAAAGATAAACATATaagtataacaaaaaataaagataaatatacgattattttatattaaatagaatatgcgtattaatttttacttgaaaattatttattcataaataatttaagttaCTCAATCTGTGATTAACTGAATGCAGGATAGATTTATCCAACTTCCAATCACTGGAGTCTGGAATGTAAACATATTGcagaaaataaatcaatttatctttaaattcgGTATGTGTTTGTATTAGCATTCTTGAtataagtttaataaaattttcaagtcaACATGTACCAACAGCAATTAAAGGTGTCATGTAAGTTTTATATTTCTCTTATTACTCCCTTTCATCatcgcaattttttttttagttttcatgaAACTTATCTAGTAAAgtatagataaaaaattattttgtaaagtatatatatatatatatatatatatatatatatatatatatatatatatatatatatatatattattttctttcgtgaaaactctatttttatttttcaatgctATCCATTTTGGGGTATAAGTAAATGGTTTCGATGGTATCATTCTTCACgactaattttaaatataaaaactgtttttatcaagaagtaaaatatttattataaaaatatagaagtattaaaaaaaattaaataaaagctttagttgtttttatatttttctttgataaataagatcttgtaaaaaataataaagataaaaataaatataaagtttAGACATAACTTATACATTAAGTGGCGAAATATGAATTTGGAATATAAGATTTGATATTCCGGAAGGTGCTTCACTTTTTCCCTCATTTATTTACTATTTCTCTAACCTCTCACCTTTTTACCAAAATCCCTTTCTCTTTTTCAACTTATTGCACCCCTACCAAAAAAACTTAATGTACACAACACATTATCTTCTTCAAATGATCATGTATATTAATCAtaggaatttttatttttaggggAATCAATGTCAAGCCCTTAACCCAAACCCCTCATTTATATGTAGATGATGAGGAATTGAGTAAACTTTTTGAAGTTGAAGGAAAAAATTAGTTATCACGCAAATGAACATAAAAAGTGAGATGatacttttgttatttttggtgATTTTATTTGACTCAATTATGAATAAAGTAGATTAAACTTAAATTCACACATAAAATAATCttttcaatgaaaaattaattctataaaatagtttttatgcGTAATTCTATAAAATACTTAATTcagttaattaatttatcaatttcaaattttaaacttgAATATACAAATGTGTTAACGATTCAAAGAAAAAACTTTGTCATTCACTAAATTTTACCCAGATAAAAAATGATCAttgcaaatatatatttttttgaaagatagcGGAGATACAACAGTGCATCAAAAAAAAAGTCTGAATTGGAATTGGAATTGGAATCTAATAAGTGCATGGAGGAAAGATGTGGCAAGCATAACAATgaacatattatatattttttttttggattcatctctatatatatgaaaaaggaTTATATTCTCGGTGGATATAAAacgttttatataattatttaattataattcattatatataataaatatttttttaaatatctaaactatctatatattaaaaaaacactaacaacacatttttgtgaaaatactttttatttatttattaaaatttatattttatttaatgattttttaaagtcataaaattcaatatatttaaacttatgagttaaaataagtttatattttaaggggggtgtattggattgggattttgagagaatattttgacaaaaataatcttgaagattttaaaagattatgtgggattgtattgattttgtgggattttaaaaaaaaattttaaaagactttttacaaTCAGGATTCTTAACCCaagattttaatggatttctAACACAGATTTTTAAAGTACTTTatggatttttaagattttgaaagattaatacattttaaacaaaaaaataacggaagttacaaaagtgaatgaaaaagatgataaataaattataatgtttgaataaagaaaataaaaacgatagaaattttaaaccttttaataacaaagtcattattgcctaaaaaaataataacaaagtgaTTCAAGAATAGAGACCCAAAAGATATAGTTCAACAAACTCAcgatgtttaaaataatatgttaataatagatgatcaaaatattaattattcccTAACTTAAAGTTTATCCAAGATGAGCGTTCTTCCGgtgacatcttcaagaaaaaatccttttttgcTTTAGTATTTAACAATTCAGCTGTCTTGAAACGCGTTATGTCATCCAAATTTGgaatttcttttataacatCCCAAATAATACCCTCAAGCTCTCTATCTCTATctctatctttttctcttttctccatcATGCtggatattttttcaaaattcacagcaATAGTCCCAATGCCAACAGAAAGATTTTCCAGAACGTTGCCTTGATTGTTGATCCCAACAGCGCTTGAACTCCCTCCATACTCGGATCTCCTTCGCTTGtgacagttttgtttttctatgGGAACCTCTGAATCTAAAGGGGGGTGGGATGGTGGACTTGGTTGGTTTGGTGATGGAGGCTGATATGCTGGTTCATAGTTATTTGGTGTTATGAATGTATCACTATTAGGATCATATGAAAATTCTTCTATCCCAACAGTTTTATTTTCTGGCTCAAAAGTTATTGCATCAGTATCATCTGGATCGACTGATATAGAATTATTCCCGCTAGAAACTCCACCCCCAACAACGATCTTCAAATACTCATAATCAACCATACTTTTTCCTCGAAGTTTGCTGTGACTTGGGtgagactaaaaaaaaatcattgttaatatactacaaatattataatttactaaatttataactattaatatatttaaaagattatgaACTTAGCTCAGCTTTAAGTAATCTTTCCATACATCCTCATGAGCAGTGAAAGTTTTTCCAATTGGGTCCCATCCAAAGCCAGAGTTGTTGCGCATAAGGGTTGACATCATGTTATACTGGTTTCGAAACCACTTCATCCGACTCAAATAATGACTATAAGTTTTAGGGAATTTAGTTTTTGCATTGAGTTGAGGAAGTATTATTCGTTCTACATTTTGTTTGCTAAGTGACCCATTGGCATCACGCAATCCCCTATTCATAGCATCCACCAAGAGGTGCAACAACTCATTGGTATCCTCCATAGTCCAAGATACATAATTATCTTTGTCTCTACTCTttcctttgttattttcttgtgaATCCCCCATTTGAtcgctaatatatatataagaaactagttatttgacaaaaatagttattgtttccTAATTGTCAAAAGTATAGTGACTATATCCCGAATAATATACAATTCAAtagaaaaaccaataaaaaactacctaataataaaataagggtCATGCTAACATGCGCACTTAGGGCACATGTTAAGGATACTTCCAATAGTAACTATGtcttaaaaacaacaatttttgacttttaaaaaagtaaattgcacaactttcaatacaaaatttctatacataaTACACTAACAAGTGTCTTAAGGGCACATGTTAGcattttccataaaaataatactcatatatcataaaattatttaaaaaaaaactattaacaaaataacaataataataacacaataacaattaaaaaattattaacacactaataataataataacacgctgtcaaaaaaataataataacacattaataattaacattttaataataacacaagaaaataataataataataatggacgttgtaaaaaaacaagttgaagaaacagaaaaaaaagagttttttattttgatttgcatatacagtactaaaaaaaaagcaatatgaAATCTTGATGCATATCAATTGCCATTCTTTTGATGCATATTCATTGCCTGGACGTTGAAAACAATATGAATACGAAATCTTGAAGCATATACAACacccttttattttgatttgcgtAATATACATATAGTATGAACAATATTGACTATCGAttgccattaaaaaaataggtaaaattgattgaaaagttGTAAGAGAATGAACCACAATCTTGATGCATATCAATTGTCATTCTTTTGATGCATATTCATTGCCTGGACGTTGAAAACAATATGAATACGAAATCTTGAAGCATATACAACacccttttcttttgatttgcgTAATATACATATAGTATGAACAATATTGACTATCGAttgccattaaaaaaataggtaaaattgattgaaaagttGTAAGAGAATGAACCACAATCTTGATGCATATCAATTGTCATTCTTTTGATGCATATTCATTGCCTGGACGTTGAAAACAATATGAATACGAAATCTTGAAGCATATACAGCacccttttcttttgatttgcgTAATATACATATAGTATGAACAATATTGACTATCGAttgccattaaaaaaataggtaaaattgattgaaaagttGTAAGAGAATGAACCTGGTAGTGGTTTGTGTCTTGTTCGGCaggagaagaaaaagtcttTGGAAGATTATGAAAAGTCTCAAGGGTTTGGGTGAGATTGTTGGAGGagtattttatgtgtatttctaactaaaaagtctctcaaaatccattccacaaaagaatccatcaaaatctatttacttttgaataccaaaagacattttaaaagtgataagAAATCTCAATTGAATACCAACAGATTTTTGTTgccctgaaaaaaaaatctttattgtcttaattgaatatcacaagatttgtttatattttataaaagtcttattgaataccacaagactttttaatcataaaaaagtcttttaaaatcatttaaaatcttaatccaATACATCCCCCAAACTAGAAGAGAGAATGTgtaaaaagaaagcattagccaTTAGCCATTAGCCATTAACAAAGTAGCTCAGTCCCTCTCCACCACCAACACCACTTTGCTTCTTCTCCCGCTCGATCTGAGTCATGCCTATTGCTATTGCTACCCTCAATCTGCATCTAAAAGCAATCACATAAAAATATACGTAAGCGTACATGCGCCTCTGTTTAATTTCTTTGCTCATCTCCTTTTCCATGCATGATTTGTTCTATGGTGTATTATAACTACACGTCTTACCATGCCCCACAAGACACACTGATGAGTGATGAGGAAAACCACTCTTCTTCGCTCACATGTCTCCTTTCTTTTTTCAGATCTAATCTTTACCCATTACCTAAGCGTCTGATTAGAGGTGaaacttcactttttttttaattctgcatttcaaatgtttttttttttttttatagtttgcaTCTGATTCATTACAGCCAACAATTATTAATTGTATGCGTAATTATGTGCAGAAGCAGAACACTTTTCCTTGCGAAAATGAATTCGTCTCTGcgtttgttttcttccgagctCACCTGTCCTGCGAGTGAATCCACGCAAAACGCGAATGTGAACTTCCTTCTGTCAAGACCATCATTAAGGGTTTCTTGTTTCGTTAAGAAAGGTGGTGATGCTCGAGTAAGAGTAAGTAATCGCGATGGAAGGAAAACGAAGGCGGTGGTTTGTTGCCAATTGATGCATAGCCACAAGGAGGAGTCGgatgagagaaagagaaggctACAGGTGGTGCCTGTGCCTGTGCAGAAGGCAGATTTTGTGAGGACATTGTTGATTGACAACTATGACAGTTACACTTATAATATATTCCAGGAACTATCTATTATTAATGGCGGTAAGTTCTCTCTCCCTTGAATGTGGTCCAGGATGTGTGTACAATTGGAAAA encodes the following:
- the LOC114371807 gene encoding uncharacterized protein At2g29880-like; protein product: MGDSQENNKGKSRDKDNYVSWTMEDTNELLHLLVDAMNRGLRDANGSLSKQNVERIILPQLNAKTKFPKTYSHYLSRMKWFRNQYNMMSTLMRNNSGFGWDPIGKTFTAHEDVWKDYLKLS